The genome window CTGCTCGGCAAAGGCTCGGCACCCCGGGAGCCCGCATGCGCCACAGTTGGCGTTGGGCAGCAGGGACGACACGACGTCGATCCGGGGGTCTTCCCAGACCCACAGGCGGCGGTTGGCCAGCGCGATCAGGACCGCGAAGACCAGCGCTACCCCGCTGAGGATCAGGACCGCCAGCATCGTCATCGGTTCAGCTCCCGGCGAGTCCGGACTGGCCGAGCAGCCAGCTGGCGATCCGGTCCACGGCATCCTCGGCACCCACGGCCGGCTTCGCCGATCCGCCGTTCACTGGAATGTTGAAGGGGGTGCGGCCAAGGTCGGCCAGGAGGGTCCGCTCTTCCCCCATCTGCCAGGCGCTGGTGCCACCCACGGCCTTGCGGGGTTCCTCGCCGAGGGTGCGTACGGTCAGGCGCTGCCACGGTTCGTGCCCGGCCGTCGGGTCATGCAGGAAGACGGCCGAACCCTCGGGCATGACGGCCGCCACAGCGGGGCCGTCGAACGTGGCAACGCGATCGAGGCCGGTGCCATCGATGGTCTGGAGGACGAAAGTGCCGGGGGTGATGCAGCGCGCGAGCGGAGCGGGGGCCGCGGGGCCCCGCACCACGAGCACGATCTTCTCGCGCCCGTCGGCGAAGTCGCTGAGCGCTCCCACGTGCAGGTCGGCGCCCTCGAGCGAGACGATGAGCGGCGGGGCGTAGCGCCGGGCCGCCTTGCTCCACGACCGGAATTCCACTGGATCGAGGAGCGCGTCGTGTTCCTCCGGCTGGTACCGGCCGCCGCGCACCACCTCCGAGAGAATGACGGCGCCGAAGGCGCGGCCAATCTCCGCGAGTGCGTCGCCGACCGCGACACCGAGGCGGCCGCCCTGCTTCAGGTCCACGAGAAAGGCCTGGTCGCCCTGGTCGCGCAGCCCCTGGAGGGTCGCGATCGCACGGTGCATCGCCGCAAGCGCCGCGGGCTCGACGGGATTGACCGCGGGAAAGAGCTCCGCGAAACGGGTGGCGTCGACGCGACCGGCGGCAAAGCTTCCGAGCTCCATCCCGGCGCGCTGCCCGCGCTGCCCGGCGTCCGCGGCCTGTTCGACGAGGAACGCCTCGGCCTGGGCGAGCGCGCCCTCGATGAGGGACCGGAATTCGGCGATCGGCTGTGCCATCGCCGCGACCGCGTCGGTGAATCGAGTGTCAGACGGCATAGCGATCCAACTCCGCGTCGATCAGGGTGACCCGCTCTTCCGGCGTGCGGGGCGGTACTCGGCGAATTTCCTCATAGCGCGGCCGCGAGGGGTCACGGTAGAGGACACCGAGATGGATGTGGTCGGTGGAGCTCGCGACGCGCCGGGCGGCATCGAGATCGTGTGGATCGTGCCGCACCTGCGAGCGGTAGATCTTCTCGAGCTCGGGGACCACGACGCCGTCGTCGTGGATGAGCATCGCGATGTTCGCCGGATCCTGCACCGCCGCCTGGTAGACCGCCGCGGAATAGATCGGGCAGCGCTGCAGGATGCGCACGAAGCTGAGGCCGCGATGGTGATACGCGGCGCGGAGCGTGGCATAGAGATGCGCCGGGACCCACTCCGCGGTTTGCGCCACGAACGAGGCGTTGGTCACGCCGAGCGACACCGAGAGCGGGTTCAGCGACGGCAGCACGCCGCCCTGCGGCATCGTGTTGCTGGAAAATCCCTGGGGCGTGGTCGGCGACGTCTGCTTCTTGGTCAGGGCGTAGATCCCGTTGTCGAGCAGCAGGACCGTCAGGTTGACGTTGTACCGGAGGGCGTGCACCCAGTGCGCCGCGCCGATCGAGGTGCAGTCGCCGTCACCCATGACCACGAACACCTGCAGGTCGGGGCGGGTGAGCTTGATGCCGGTCGCAACCGGCAGCGCCCGGCCATGGATGCCGTGGAATCCGTAGGTCTTGAGGTAATGCGGGAATCGGCTGGAGCACCCGATGCCGGAGACGAACATGGTCTGCTCCGGCGTCAGCTGCTCGGCGGCTAGGAGCTTCTGGACCGAGGCCAGGATGGAGTGGTCGCCGCAGCCGGGACACCAGCGCGCGCGGGCGCCTTCATAGTCGTTGAGTTCGTAGTGTGACTCGTGCTCGCCGGGCTGGAGCACCGGCAGGAGCCCGCAGGTGATACTCATGCTGCACCTCCCCGCGGGGTACGCTCGCGGATGGCGTCGAGGATGGAACCGGGCCGCAGTGGCTCGCCCGGCACGCGCGTCCAGCAGTCCACATCGACCAGTGTGGTGGCCCGGAGGACCCAGGCCAGCTGGCCGCGGCGGCGATTCTCGTCGGTGATATAGGGATCACCGGGCTCGTCGCTGTAGTTGATTTCCACCGTACACACCTTGGCGAACCGGGCGAAGATGTCCTTGAGGCCCGGCTCGAGTGGCGACAGGAACCGGAGATGGACCGCCGAGACGCGGATGCCCTCGCTCCGCGCCCGGTCCACTGCCTCCTCGATGGCGCCCTTGGTGCTTCCCCAACCCACCAGGAGCAGGTCGCCCTCGGCATCGCCGTAGAGCGGTGGGGGCGTCAGCAGCGACTGCAGCACGGCCAGCTTGCGGCTCCGCATCGCTGAGGAGCGCTGGTGGACGCCGGAACTGTAGGCCACCTTGCTTCCCTCGTCGTGCGACAGGCCGGTCACCGTATAGGCGCCACCCGGCTGCCCGGGGACGATCCGCTGCGACAGGCCGGTCTCCGGATCCCACTGATATGCCTTTTGGCCCGTGGCCACCGGTGCCAAATCGATTGGGGCGGCCTGCCAGCTCGTGTCGGGCTTGGGACGCGGGAAGGGGGTCACTCCGGTGGCCAGGTTGGCGTCCGACAGCACCATGACGACGGTGCGGAACGCTTCGGCGATCCGGCGGGCGGTCACCATGATGTGGAAGCATTCCTCGATGGTCGCCGGCGCCATCACGACATGCGGGGCGTCGCCCGGGCTTGCGAAGAGCGCGGCGAGCAGGTCCGACTGCTCCACCTTGGTCGGCAATCCGGTGCTCGGCCCGCCGCGCTGGACGTCGACCAGCACCAGCGGGATTTCCGTCATGATGGCCAGCCCGAGGAATTCGGTCTTGAGGGCGAGGCCGGGACCGGAGGTGACGGTCAGGGCCACCTTCCCGGCGTAGGATGCGCCGATCGCCACGCCCACGGCGGCAATTTCGTCCTCGGCCTGGTGGACAATGCCGCCGAACTTCTCGAACACCTCGCTCAGGTAATGCGACACCGAGGTGGCCGGGGTGATGGGATACATGGAGCAGAGCTCCATCCCCGCGGCGATCGCGCCAAGGCCGCACGCCTCGTTCCCGTTCATCACCACCAGCGCCTCGGTAATCGGCGGAGGCGT of Gemmatimonadales bacterium contains these proteins:
- a CDS encoding thiamine pyrophosphate-dependent enzyme; this encodes MSITCGLLPVLQPGEHESHYELNDYEGARARWCPGCGDHSILASVQKLLAAEQLTPEQTMFVSGIGCSSRFPHYLKTYGFHGIHGRALPVATGIKLTRPDLQVFVVMGDGDCTSIGAAHWVHALRYNVNLTVLLLDNGIYALTKKQTSPTTPQGFSSNTMPQGGVLPSLNPLSVSLGVTNASFVAQTAEWVPAHLYATLRAAYHHRGLSFVRILQRCPIYSAAVYQAAVQDPANIAMLIHDDGVVVPELEKIYRSQVRHDPHDLDAARRVASSTDHIHLGVLYRDPSRPRYEEIRRVPPRTPEERVTLIDAELDRYAV
- a CDS encoding 2-oxoacid:acceptor oxidoreductase subunit alpha, producing the protein MTATSSSTIVPPAPTITRLPEHTIEIVSDSGEGAQKCGQIFGGVSAKMGNGVWTVEIIPAEIQPPPRAPEGASGYRIRLGAGPVTNWGDATNLAMAFNEQVLVARHRLDALAPDAVLIVEDKWATHDDPEIRAAWTAAMEELSHRQYRIIPVPMEVECLTLVDNPRKGKNMFALGMLACIYGRDMERIKEQIAHTFRKKSEEVYEQNVALLELGFAWAEQHIDFRIDVTPPPITEALVVMNGNEACGLGAIAAGMELCSMYPITPATSVSHYLSEVFEKFGGIVHQAEDEIAAVGVAIGASYAGKVALTVTSGPGLALKTEFLGLAIMTEIPLVLVDVQRGGPSTGLPTKVEQSDLLAALFASPGDAPHVVMAPATIEECFHIMVTARRIAEAFRTVVMVLSDANLATGVTPFPRPKPDTSWQAAPIDLAPVATGQKAYQWDPETGLSQRIVPGQPGGAYTVTGLSHDEGSKVAYSSGVHQRSSAMRSRKLAVLQSLLTPPPLYGDAEGDLLLVGWGSTKGAIEEAVDRARSEGIRVSAVHLRFLSPLEPGLKDIFARFAKVCTVEINYSDEPGDPYITDENRRRGQLAWVLRATTLVDVDCWTRVPGEPLRPGSILDAIRERTPRGGAA